Proteins encoded in a region of the Bombyx mori chromosome 23, ASM3026992v2 genome:
- the LOC101735445 gene encoding porimin, translated as MKILAFVCLLKLAMCIALPAEQSGAQLGTTVPVPHDIPQAPGKPEENATAVQPTKQNTTSAVDTKTDDKKVKPEAEKVTEATPVSASSVPASVKPDEHASTKDNKVVDKETKEKTDEEKKGPVSEPTKIVPEHQTEAAKKSETSSSTEAKKEDATTPKSELAKSTEAPTHIEPTVQARAFDGPSFVGGIILTLGLLAIGFMGFKYYKNHTERNYHTL; from the exons ATGAAGATCTTGGCGTTCGTCTGTTTACTGAAACTTGCCATGTGCATAGCATTGCCGGCTGAACAGTCTG GAGCCCAACTGGGAACTACAGTACCCGTTCCTCATGATATCCCTCAAGCTCCAGGTAAACCTGAAGAAAACGCAACAGCAGTTCAGCCTACGAAACAAAACACAACTTCTGCAGTAGATACTAAGACTGATGATAAAAAAGTAAAACCTGAAGCAGAAAAAGTCACAGAAGCAACACCTGTATCCGCGTCATCAGTGCCTGCTTCTGTGAAACCAGATGAACATGCCAGCACAAAAGACAACAAAGTAGTTGATAAAGAGACAAAAGAAAAAACTGATGAAGAGAAAAAGGGTCCCGTTTCTGAACCAACTAAAATTGTACCAGAACACCAGACAGAAGCTGCTAAAAAAAGTGAAACAAGCTCTTCAACTGAAGCCAAAAAAGAGGATGCGACCACTCCGAAATCAGAACTTGCCAAATCTACTGAAGCCCCCACACACATAGAACCAACTGTACAGGCAAGAGC ATTTGATGGACCAAGCTTTGTTGGTGGAATCATACTGACCCTTGGTCTCTTGGCTATAGGATTCATGGGATTCAAATACTACAAGAACCACACTGAAAGAAACTACCATACACTATAA
- the LOC101735303 gene encoding crossover junction endonuclease MUS81 produces the protein MNTVGNRITYKRKRPNPMFQEWLEELHEEAKEKGSKLEPMLREALDSLSKYPLPLNSGAECAILRGFQKKLCIFLDKRLEVYNSNLNDCKDEECIATHGETLSEDSSSEKDLNLHSSDDDLKDKNKYLPLELNVDTVDLSISSECSLSPSSSAFDSLMNSYKLDCSISKTNSEQLECVSPIIASPCSRNDDVNNFNFEGNLSSQMKKQPKCYKPVYRSGSYAILIALLDNFKENQIKPLLTKEQLIERAQPHCEESFVRPKPDTYYTAWSSMSKLITKGLVNKTVKKKTYYNLTENGIKLASDLLKESIRIPTLNDIIFNDTPQVYASSNSGSSKNISASSPITVSPNNNGLKSNSLEPLSIAAPVTSLVSTSSSFKSLNEKSSPITSSNMSILENNDFNLSPNNSLTNIDSIKKWTSSPMAVTVHLENSSNKFSSTASRSGASIIDSPKKNTLASFIDSASVDKQNKSSSSQLFSNDCLKDTSKGSPVVESSNQDQDTPGSSSACSLEDTLSNIAIEFPKGSFDVILLIDKNETSGLSKKNDPTMVQFKKFPDLKHEYRSLKVGDFLWIARHRVNNEELVLPYIIERKRMDDLGASIKDGRFHEQKFRLKKCGLKHVIYLIENYGKNKHVGLPLQALRQALANTKVQDGFKIHMTDSLTHSTRFLAMMTKRLTLEFKDQSLVGSNHEQSPTKLMTYEYFSKTSMKTKKMSVMETFVKMLVQLKGMSLEKALAVTNKFKTLRSIIEAYKQCGQREGQLLLANLKYGDLNRNVGPTVSKSVYDLFTERSSE, from the exons ATGAATACTGTGGGCAACAGAATAACGTACAAAAGAAAACGGCCAAATCCGATGTTCCAGGAGTGGCTCGAAGAGTTACACGAGGAAGCCAAGGAAAAAGGCAGTAAACTAGAGCCGATGCTAAGAGAAGCATTAGACTCCCTCTCTAAGTATCCTTTACCGTTAAATTCGGGAGCAGAATGTGCTATACTGAGAGGTTTTCAAAAGAAATTATGCATATTCTTAGATAAACGGTTAGAAGTTTACAATAGTAATTTGAATGACTGTAAAGATGAAGAATGTATCGCAACACATGGTGAAACATTAAGTGAAGATAGTTCTAGTGAAAAAGATCTGAATCTACACTCGAGCGATGATGacttaaaagataaaaataaatatctaccTTTAGAACTTAATGTGGATACAGTCGATCTGAGTATAAGTTCTGAATGTTCTTTAAGCCCTAGTTCATCTGCTTTTGATAGTTTAATGAATAGTTACAAACTAGATTGTTCTATCTCCAAAACAAATTCTGAGCAGCTTGAATGTGTTTCTCCAATAATAGCTAGTCCCTGTTCAAGAAATGatgatgtaaataattttaattttgaaggcAATTTAAGTAGTCAAATGAAAAAACAACCTAAATGTTACAAACCTGTATATAGATCTGGTAGTTATGCAATACTAATAGCATTGCTAGATAACTTTaaagaaaatcaaattaaacCTTTGTTAACCAAGGAACAGTTAATTGAGAGAGCTCAACCACACTGTGAAGAGTCTTTTGTGAGGCCAAAACCAGATACATACTACACAGCGTGGTCAAGTATGAGTAAGCTGATAACAAAAGGTTTAGTAAATAAAActgtaaagaaaaaaacatattataatttgacTGAAAATGGGATAAAATTAGCTAGTGATTTATTAAAAGAATCTATAAGAATACCTACTCTgaatgatattatttttaatgatactcCACAAGTATATGCATCATCAAACAGTGGTagttcaaaaaatatttcagcaTCCTCACCAATTACTGTATCACCAAATAATAATGGCTTAAAAAGTAATAGCTTGGAACCATTATCAATTGCTGCACCA GTAACTTCATTAGTCAGTACTTCATCAAGCTTTAAAAgcttaaatgaaaaaagttcACCAATTACATCATCAAATATGAGTATTTTAGAGAATaatgatttcaatttatcaCCAAACAATTCATTAACAAACATTGATAGTATAAAGAAATGGACATCATCACCTATGGCTGTAACAGTGCACCTTGAAAATTCTTCAAATAAATTTAGTTCAACAGCATCACGATCCGGAGCATCGATTATAGATAGCCCAAAGAAGAATACATTAGCTTCATTTATAGATTCTGCATCTGTTGATAAGCAAAATAAATCTAGTTCAAGTCAATTATTTAGTAATGATTGTTTGAAAGATACTTCAAAAGGGTCACCTGTTGTTGAATCATCAAACCAGGATCAGGATACACCAGGATCATCATCTGCTTGTAGCTTAGAAGATACACTTTCGAACATTGCAATAGAATTTCCAAAAGGGTCTTTTGATGTAATACTTCTAATTGATAAGAATGAAACAAGTGG GCTATCTAAGAAAAATGATCCGACAATGGTTCAGTTTAAAAAGTTCCCAGATCTCAAACACGAATATAGAAGTTTAAAAGTTGGTGATTTTTTGTGGATTGCTAGACATCGTGTTAACAATGAAGAACTTGTGCTGCCGTATATAATAGAACGGAAGAGAATGGATGACCTCGGCGCTAGTATAAAGGACGGGCGTTTTCACGAGCAAAAATTTCGATTGAAGAAGTGCGGACTGAAGCACGTTATTTATTTGATAGAGAACTACGGTAAAAATAAACATGTAGGATTGCCTTTACAGGCATTGAGACAAGCCTTAGCCAATACGAAGGTTCAAGATGGATTCAAAATTCACATGACCGACTCATTAACTCATTCCACTAGGTTTTTGGCTATGATGACTAAAAGGCTCACTTTAGAGTTTAAG GATCAAAGTTTAGTAGGCTCTAACCACGAACAGAGCCCCACAAAACTAATGACGTATGAATACTTCAGCAAAAcatcaatgaaaacaaaaaaaatgagtgtaatggaaacttttgttaaaatGCTAGTACAATTAAAAGGAATGTCATTAGAAAAAGCATTAGCTGTAACTAATAAATTTAAGACTCTTAGATCCATTATAGAAGCGTATAAACAATGTGGCCAAAGGGAAGGTCAGCTTCTATTAGCGAATTTGAAATATGGTGATCTGAATCGTAACGTAGGTCCGACCGTCAGCAAATCTGTTTACGATTTGTTTACAGAAAGAAGTTCGGAATAA